From one Mytilus edulis chromosome 1, xbMytEdul2.2, whole genome shotgun sequence genomic stretch:
- the LOC139517455 gene encoding multiple epidermal growth factor-like domains protein 6 → MAVRRSFVIYLGQVLITVLILLRGVSGDCTNCKPDQCDSSQTCGECDDGWWGNPCFKRCGSQCPTIQTFTGIFSKVCDKDTGKCKGGCRNDVYGEYCDKQCSSHCLQLTGRICDLVSGKCLHSCTQGYYGEDCTSACSKGCYPILVRGAGFVNKCSPQTGICESDKDCKPGWCGTKCDLSCGTNCKTTHSDFFREDVKQCSCATGSCTDGCESGWYGENCECTSDNLKCDEFGCNKTTGLCNSCQPGYHGDMCDQTCPQSCGPEGCHRNNGTCINCKNYLYGPQCLCKGHCDLAGCDSQGDCHSCAPGWHGSRCLDACLGNCKEKCDRYNGKCIFCRDGFYGKQCRARCPLNCHETLCEQDTGHCLQCVTGFYSENCSLTCPVGCDSSGCQQLTGACYTCKRGFTGNQCECHGYCSGEGCISTTGLCKNCQSGYYETSCDKSCSKNCKDNKCERQSGKCYSCKDGYYGSVCMCSGNCKNDKCNERGVCAECSSGWYGEFCTIKCSVSCDGECNRINGLCERCKPSWYGPQCKCKGHCAQNSENSCGIDGICSACSPGWYGQNCLQNCSSNCLREDCDRYTGTCSSCQAGFFDNDCQSICPNNCLSSECSKSGGKCKHGCRSRGFGEFCNSTCPQHCDEQGCTGIGQCYGCEFGWFGLQCQCRGHCSELGMCNEDGRCDQCKFGYFGENCNQTCPQNCKGSCHRDEGSCDQCVLGYHGEFCNEPCPLNCNNDICNKTDGSCSNCDAGWYGSKCICTGQCGPGECHSNGTCFTCAVGYHGLSCNDLCLSTCTRKGCLRQNGHCLECPVKTSGSFCNCRGYCLNGECNASGICKKCNASWHGNNCDQSCPKNCATKNCDRETGACSDGCIKGFFGQKCTCLGNCKSGCDDTGKCFECEDGWQGTQCTQKCPVNCLSACTRNNGHCLQCKAGWYGTECTCTGHCDSRECDENGICFSCADGWSGENCTLSCPKNCKDNICLRSGNCVSCKSGWYGNTCQCSGQCSDRGCNVTSGICHECEIGFHGRICLDSCPRNCDNSECTRSGQCMSCIADWYGDKCFCSGNCDISGCNIASHECYNCEKGWHGQKCLQTCPFNCDDTGCNRNSGDCLSCVPNRSGDKCHCIGYCDDSHPNMCTNTGDCYNCSNTYFGVNCDQMCSKYCEGCDRKSGSCTKCKQGLYGQTCQQTCSADCMELYCGKDDGKCIRCGPGQYGDFCEKNCSSNCIGGYCSLNGTCPLGCKSGWKGLSCIEPTGISLVLIVVMSVCGLVIFLLVFVFISCACSRRDPGDGKGKYTATTHLRRWGTVVRTHTPNIHHPANREANNGHITDRYMDAEM, encoded by the exons GAGACTGCACTAACTGCAAGCCAGATCAATGTGATAGCAGTCAAACATGTGGTGAATGTGATGATGGTTGGTGGGGTAACCCATGCTTTAAAAGATGTGGTTCTCAATGTCCAACGATACAAACATTCACGGGAATATTCAGTAAAGTTTGTGATAAAGACACTGGTAAATGTAAAGGTGGTTGTAGAAACGATGTCTACGGGGAGTACTGTGATAAACAATGCAGTAGCCATTGTCTACAGCTGACAGGAAGAATATGTGACCTTGTCAGCGGGAAATGTTTACATAGTTGTACTCAAGGTTACTATGGAGAAGATTGCACATCAGCGTGCAGTAAAGGCTGTTATCCTATACTAGTGAGAGGTGCTGGTTTCGTAAACAAATGTAGTCCACAAACCGGAATTTGTGAAAGTGACAAGGACTGTAAACCAGGCTGGTGTGGAACAAAATGCGACTTATCATGCGGAACTAACTGTAAAACTACACATAGCGATTTTTTTCGGGAAGATGTAAAGCAATGTTCTTGCGCAACAGGAAGTTGCACAGATGGCTGCGAGTCCGGTTGGTACGGGGAAAATTGTGAATGTACATCAGATAATCTAAAATGTGATGAATTTGGATGCAATAAAACCACAGGACTGTGCAACTCTTGCCAACCTGGGTACCATGGGGATATGTGTGATCAGACTTGTCCTCAAAGCTGCGGACCAGAAGGGTGTCACAGAAACAACGGAACATGCATAAActgtaaaaattatttatatggACCCCAATGCCTATGTAAAGGTCATTGCGACCTTGCTGGTTGCGATAGTCAAGGTGACTGCCATTCATGTGCGCCAGGTTGGCATGGAAGTCGCTGTCTGGACGCATGTCTTGGAAACTGTAAAGAAAAATGCGACAGATATAATGGGAAATGTATTTTCTGTCGTGATGGATTCTACGGAAAACAATGCAGAGCGCGTTGTCCATTAAACTGCCACGAAACCCTCTGTGAACAAGATACGGGACACTGTCTTCAATGTGTGACGGGATTCTATTCAGAAAATTGCTCGTTAACGTGTCCAGTTGGATGTGACAGCTCTGGGTGTCAGCAACTAACAGGAGCTTGTTATACCTGTAAACGTGGTTTTACTGGAAATCAATGCGAATGCCATGGATATTGTTCGGGAGAAGGATGTATTAGCACTACCGGCTTATGTAAAAACTGTCAGTCTGGATATTACGAAACTTCTTGTGACAAATCATGTTCGAAAAATTGTAAAGATAATAAATGTGAAAGACAATCTGGAAAGTGCTATTCGTGTAAAGATGGATATTATGGATCTGTCTGTATGTGCTCAGGTAATTGCAAAAACGACAAATGCAATGAGCGCGGCGTATGCGCTGAGTGTTCCAGTGGTTGGTATGGTGAATTCTGTACCATCAAATGTTCCGTCAGCTGTGATGGTGAATGTAACAGAATAAATGGATTGTGTGAACGATGTAAACCTAGCTGGTATGGTCCACAGTGTAAATGTAAAGGACACTGTGCTCAGAATAGCGAGAATAGTTGTGGCATAGATGGAATATGTTCTGCTTGTTCTCCTGGATGGTACGGACAAAACTGTCTCCAAAACTGTTCATCAAATTGTTTGAGAGAAGATTGCGATCGATATACAGGAACTTGTAGCAGTTGCCAGGCCGGATTCTTTGATAATGACTGTCAAAGTATATGTCCTAACAACTGTTTAAGTTCCGAATGCTCAAAGAGTGGTGGAAAATGCAAGCATGGATGCAGGTCTAGGGGATTTGGAGAATTTTGCAATTCGACATGCCCGCAACATTGTGATGAACAGGGATGCACAGGCATTGGTCAATGTTATGGGTGCGAGTTTGGATGGTTTGGTTTGCAGTGTCAATGCAGAGGTCATTGTTCTGAACTCGGAATGTGTAACGAAGATGGAAG GTGTGATCAGTGTAAATTCGGATATTTTGGAGAAAACTGCAATCAGACATGTCCTCAAAATTGTAAAGGAAGTTGTCATAGAGATGAAGGTTCATGTGATCAATGCGTTCTTGGTTACCATGGTGAATTTTGTAATGAACCATGTCCTTTAAATTGTAACAATGATATTTGTAATAAAACCGACGGTTCTTGTTCTAATTGTGACGCAGGATGGTATGGGTCCAAATGCATATGTACGGGACAATGTGGACCTGGGGAGTGTCATTCAAATGGAACTTGCTTTACGTGTGCTGTTGGGTATCATGGACTATCATGCAATGATTTGTGTTTGTCAACTTGTACAAGGAAGGGCTGCCTACGTCAAAATGGACATTGTCTAGAATGTCCAGTGAAAACGTCTGGATCGTTCTGTAATTGTAGGGGATATTGTTTAAATGGTGAATGCAATGCATCAGGTATATGCAAGAAATGTAATGCATCATGGCATGGAAACAATTGCGATCAGTCTTGCCCGAAAAATTGTGCGACTAAAAATTGTGATCGCGAAACAGGTGCGTGTTCTGACGGATGCATAAAAGGCTTTTTTGGACAAAAATGCACGTGCTTAGGTAACTGTAAAAGTGGATGTGATGATACAGGAAAGTGTTTTGAATGTGAAGATGGATGGCAGGGTACTCAGTGTACCCAAAAATGTCCAGTCAATTGTCTATCAGCATGCACGAGAAACAACGGACATTGTCTTCAATGTAAAGCTGGTTGGTATGGAACTGAGTGTACATGCACTGGACATTGTGATTCTAGAGAATGTGACGAAAACGGAATTTGTTTTTCATGTGCTGATGGTTGGTCAGGGGAAAATTGTACACTGTCTTGTCCGAAAAATTGTAAAGACAACATTTGCCTACGTAGTGGAAATTGTGTCAGTTGTAAAAGTGGGTGGTATGGAAATACGTGCCAATGTTCTGGTCAGTGTTCAGATAGAGGCTGTAACGTGACCTCTGGAATTTGTCATGAATGCGAAATCGGTTTCCATGGAAGAATATGTCTTGATTCATGTCCTCGAAACTGTGACAATTCGGAATGCACACGTAGCGGTCAATGTATGTCTTGTATAGCAGATTGGTATGGTGATAAATGTTTTTGTTCGGGAAACTGTGATATATCGGGTTGCAACATAGCATCACACGAGTGTTACAACTGTGAAAAAGGTTGGCACGGTCAAAAATGTCTGCAAACATGTCCTTTCAATTGTGATGACACGGGATGCAATAGAAATTCAGGTGACTGTTTGTCATGCGTTCCAAACCGTTCCGGAGATAAATGCCACTGTATTGGATATTGCGATGATTCTCATCCGAACATGTGCACTAACACTGGAGACTGCTACAACTGCAGCAATACTTACTTCGGGGTTAACTGTGATCAAATGTGTTCAAAATACTGTGAAGGATGTGATAGGAAGTCCGGATCGTGCACTAAATGTAAGCAAGGTCTTTATGGTCAAACATGTCAACAGACATGCAGTGCTGATTGTATGGAACTATACTGTGGGAAAGACGATGGAAAGTGTATACGTTGTGGCCCAGGTCAATATGGCGATTTCTGTGAGAAAAATTGTAGTTCTAATTGCATTGGTGGATATTGTTCTCTAAATGGTACATGTCCACTGGGATGTAAATCTGGGTGGAAAGGTTTGTCATGTATAGAACCTACTGGCATAAGTTTGGTATTGATTGTAGTCATGTCAGTTTGTGGACTTGTTATATTCTTGCTGGTGTTTGTTTTCATCTCATGTGCCTGCAG TAGAAGAGACCCAGGGGATGGAAAGGGAAAATACACAGCAACAACACATTTAAGGAGATGGGGGACTGTAGTTCGTACTCATACACCAAACATCCACCATCCTGCTAATAGAGAGGCTAACAACGGACATATAACAG ATAGGTATATGGATGCTGAAATGTAG
- the LOC139517604 gene encoding uncharacterized protein → MNNNIIPLRHSSLPGDVRLPKRYEQLEEMTNERKGRLSSTNEADETMSERLDDLSQAMVWVKHELILLRQHDILLKRQFSDIQDTINSLHRCKHRSQRHTSSNMSLHSNCSSIDISLDNYAVRTSNSITLLNDDECDDNFDTEMTFRPRTSSMKTTRDLAALARRRGSKDLI, encoded by the exons ATGAACAATAATATAATTCCGCTGAGACACTCTAGTTTACCAGGGGATGTTCGACTGCCTAAGCGATATGAACAACTAGAGGAAATGACCAACGAAAGGAAAGGAAGGTTATCTTCGACTAATGAAGCGGACGAAACCATGAGTGAACGTCTGGATGATTTATCTCAAGCTATGGTTTGGGTAAAACATGAACTT ATACTGCTACGACAGCATGATATTTTATTGAAGAGACAGTTTAGTGATATTCAAGATACCATTAACTCCTTACATAGATGTAAACATAGAAGTCAGAGACACACAAGTTCAAACATGAGTCTTCACTCAAACTGTAGCAGCATTGACATTTCATTGGACAACTACGCTGTTAGAACGTCCAATAGCATTACTTTATTGAACGACGACGAATGTGATGACAATTTTGATACGGAAATGACGTTTCGACCTCGTACATCATCAATGAAAACAACGAGAGATCTAGCGGCGTTAGCTAGAAGAAGGGGAAGTAAAGATctgatttaa